The following proteins are encoded in a genomic region of Rubrobacter xylanophilus DSM 9941:
- a CDS encoding PEP/pyruvate-binding domain-containing protein: MVSSAATGYTTPLDRLRRAEEPRFGGKSANLGELLSSEIPVPPGFAISTDAFALFLEENGIRERVVRSLRALDPDDMSALRRVSEELVAAVLSAPLPGEVVGEVERRYRKIAELSGEESPPVAVRSSAVGEDSEQATFAGQQKTHLWVRGVDDVCAAVRSCWASLYSPEALSYRARMSAGGGEPAMGVAVQMMVDAEVAGVMFTCNPLNGDPSTVAVNASWGLGEAVVAGEVTPDEYRVSKVTGEVLRRSVGCKHLEYRPDPGSAGVRAVEVEQARREVPCLDEACLRALVEVARRVERHFGAPQDIEWAISRGRELPESLYVLQSRPVTTAPRRPEAGKDLPRARSAIELVMGTFGVVRDDEGRS; the protein is encoded by the coding sequence ATGGTTAGCTCGGCCGCGACCGGGTACACCACCCCCCTCGACAGGTTGCGGCGGGCCGAGGAGCCGCGCTTTGGCGGGAAGAGCGCGAACCTGGGGGAGCTGCTTTCGAGCGAGATCCCGGTGCCGCCGGGCTTCGCCATCTCGACCGACGCCTTCGCGCTTTTCCTGGAGGAGAACGGCATCCGGGAGCGGGTGGTGCGGAGCCTCCGGGCCCTCGACCCGGATGATATGAGCGCCCTGCGGCGTGTATCCGAGGAGCTCGTCGCGGCCGTGCTCTCGGCTCCCCTTCCCGGGGAGGTCGTCGGCGAGGTGGAGCGCCGGTACCGCAAGATCGCAGAGCTCTCCGGCGAGGAGAGCCCCCCGGTGGCGGTTCGCTCCAGCGCGGTGGGCGAGGACAGCGAGCAGGCCACGTTCGCGGGCCAGCAGAAGACGCACCTGTGGGTGCGCGGGGTCGACGACGTCTGCGCGGCGGTTCGCAGCTGTTGGGCGAGCCTCTACAGCCCCGAGGCGCTGAGCTACCGGGCCAGAATGTCCGCGGGCGGGGGCGAGCCGGCCATGGGCGTCGCGGTGCAGATGATGGTCGACGCCGAGGTGGCCGGCGTGATGTTCACCTGCAACCCGCTCAACGGAGACCCCAGCACCGTCGCGGTGAACGCCAGCTGGGGGCTGGGCGAGGCGGTGGTGGCCGGGGAGGTGACCCCGGACGAGTACCGCGTGAGCAAGGTGACGGGAGAGGTGCTGCGCCGGTCCGTCGGCTGCAAGCACCTGGAGTACCGCCCGGATCCGGGTTCCGCCGGGGTGCGGGCGGTGGAGGTGGAGCAGGCGCGCCGGGAGGTCCCCTGCCTGGACGAGGCGTGCCTTCGGGCGCTGGTCGAGGTGGCTCGCCGCGTGGAGCGCCACTTCGGCGCCCCCCAGGACATCGAGTGGGCGATCTCCCGGGGGCGGGAGCTGCCCGAGTCCTTGTACGTGCTCCAGTCCCGGCCGGTCACCACCGCGCCCCGCAGGCCGGAGGCGGGGAAGGATCTACCCCGGGCTCGCTCGGCCATCGAGTTGGTCATGGGAACCTTCGGTGTGGTTCGCGACGACGAAGGCAGGTCCTGA
- a CDS encoding PEP-utilizing enzyme: protein MVTEPERLEGFPSPFSIRTPEGCEGWEEMYPPWALFDERRREHDENRLWFWNSMHFPVPMPAFDMVEVDTPYYALGGWQNRAFAVPGAMGVDYRVVNGYVYISPNPVTDPEKIAERSRFFQQRAGYYYENWDELYARWRERMEALNREVAEIPVPELPEYEPERVVFEGGEPSWATLLASYRRALDCVERMWQYHFEFLLLGYGAYLTFSEFCKQALPDIPDQHISQMVAGIDVVLFRPDAELRRLARLAIELGVAGAFREGRSPEEIEAELARSDAGRRWLKELGKVKDPWFNMGTGDGLYHYYGSWHDDPSIPYSSLVGHIAALQAGEDIERPTRELAERRDQLVREYEALLDEDARRTFRELLGLSRKVFPYVEEHKFYCDYWFQSRFFNKIREFGALLARHGFLEESEDIFQLSRYEAMQALEELALTWSTGGEALGPRHWPQIVARRKQLLKRLEGWTPPPALGRMPEAVVDPAITMLWGVTPQQLQEWARAQRDGGGNELSGAAASPGEVEGVARVVRSLDEISEVRGGEILVCTSTSPAWAPIFSKIKATVTDIGGIMSHAAIVSREYGLPAVVGTGTATARIRTGQRLRVDGTSGRVVILDG from the coding sequence ATGGTCACCGAACCTGAGAGGCTGGAGGGGTTTCCGAGCCCCTTCTCGATCCGGACGCCCGAGGGGTGCGAGGGATGGGAGGAGATGTATCCGCCCTGGGCGCTCTTTGACGAGCGGCGGCGCGAGCACGACGAGAACCGGTTGTGGTTCTGGAACTCGATGCACTTTCCGGTGCCGATGCCGGCCTTCGACATGGTCGAGGTCGACACCCCTTACTATGCCCTCGGCGGCTGGCAAAACCGGGCGTTCGCGGTTCCGGGGGCGATGGGTGTGGACTACCGCGTCGTCAACGGCTACGTCTACATCTCGCCCAACCCTGTGACCGACCCCGAGAAGATAGCCGAGCGGTCGCGCTTCTTCCAGCAGCGTGCTGGCTACTACTACGAGAACTGGGACGAGCTCTACGCCCGGTGGCGGGAGAGGATGGAGGCGCTGAACCGGGAGGTCGCGGAGATCCCCGTTCCCGAGCTTCCCGAGTACGAGCCCGAGAGGGTCGTTTTCGAGGGAGGGGAGCCCAGCTGGGCGACGCTGCTCGCGAGCTACCGCCGGGCGCTCGACTGCGTGGAGCGGATGTGGCAGTACCACTTCGAGTTTCTGCTGCTCGGCTACGGTGCCTACCTGACTTTCTCCGAGTTCTGCAAGCAGGCTCTCCCGGACATACCCGACCAGCACATCTCTCAGATGGTGGCCGGCATCGACGTGGTTCTCTTTCGCCCCGACGCGGAGTTGCGCCGGCTGGCGCGTCTGGCGATAGAGCTCGGCGTGGCAGGGGCCTTCCGCGAGGGGCGCTCTCCGGAGGAGATAGAGGCGGAGCTCGCGCGCAGCGATGCGGGCCGGCGCTGGCTCAAGGAGCTCGGGAAGGTCAAGGACCCCTGGTTCAACATGGGGACAGGTGATGGGCTGTACCACTACTACGGCAGCTGGCACGACGATCCCAGCATCCCCTACAGCTCGCTCGTCGGTCACATCGCGGCGCTGCAGGCCGGCGAGGATATCGAGCGGCCCACCCGCGAGCTCGCCGAGCGGCGCGACCAGCTCGTAAGGGAGTACGAGGCGCTCCTCGACGAGGATGCGCGGCGAACGTTTCGGGAGCTGCTCGGGCTCTCGCGCAAGGTGTTCCCCTACGTAGAGGAGCACAAGTTCTACTGCGATTATTGGTTCCAGTCGCGGTTCTTCAACAAGATCCGCGAGTTCGGCGCGTTGCTTGCGCGGCACGGGTTCCTCGAGGAGAGCGAGGATATCTTCCAGCTTTCGCGCTACGAGGCGATGCAGGCGCTCGAGGAGCTTGCCCTCACCTGGTCGACCGGAGGGGAGGCTCTGGGGCCGCGTCACTGGCCGCAGATCGTGGCGCGCCGCAAGCAGCTCTTGAAGCGTCTGGAGGGCTGGACGCCGCCGCCCGCTCTGGGGCGGATGCCCGAGGCGGTCGTGGATCCGGCGATCACCATGCTGTGGGGGGTCACGCCGCAGCAGCTGCAGGAGTGGGCGCGGGCGCAGCGCGATGGAGGGGGCAACGAGCTCTCCGGCGCCGCGGCGTCCCCCGGCGAGGTCGAGGGTGTGGCCCGGGTGGTGCGCTCGCTCGACGAGATCTCCGAGGTGCGCGGCGGGGAGATCCTGGTGTGCACCTCCACCTCGCCGGCGTGGGCTCCCATCTTCAGCAAGATCAAGGCGACCGTGACCGATATCGGTGGGATCATGTCGCACGCGGCGATCGTCTCGCGCGAGTATGGGCTTCCCGCCGTGGTCGGCACCGGCACGGCGACGGCGAGGATCAGGACCGGGCAGCGGCTGCGGGTGGACGGGACGAGCGGCCGGGTGGTGATCCTGGATGGTTAG
- a CDS encoding acetyl-CoA carboxylase biotin carboxylase subunit, which produces MGIKRVFVANRGEIAVRIIRACRRLGLEVVVGASEVDRGGLAARMADRAVCIGPGAPARSYLNVGAVVQAALGTGCDAIHPGYGFLSENPALASAAREHGLRFIGPPAGVIELAGDKLRSRETAAAAGLPVVPGGEVRALEDALRFAEAHGYPVLLKAAAGGGGRGIKLAWDRGQLERLFGVALAEAGAAFGDDRLYVERFIRRARHVEVQVAADEHGGVVHFGERDCSVQRRYQKIVEEAPAPALDPGTRAALHAAAVRFAAEIGYRNLGTVEFVVDARSGEFFFLEMNCRIQVEHPVTEAITGRDLVADQIRIAAGEPLEVTQEEVGFEGHAIECRLTAEDAAHGFRPTPGRITRFSVPNLPGLRVDTHCEEGTLVPPYYDSLIAKLITFANDRSEAAERMREALAGLRVEGVPTNRDLLSHIIAHPDFAGAAVSTGWLEEAVLAA; this is translated from the coding sequence ATGGGGATAAAGCGGGTCTTCGTGGCGAACCGGGGTGAGATCGCGGTGCGGATCATCAGGGCCTGCCGCAGGCTCGGGCTGGAGGTGGTGGTCGGCGCCTCGGAGGTAGACCGTGGCGGGCTGGCGGCCCGCATGGCCGACCGGGCGGTGTGCATCGGCCCGGGTGCGCCGGCGAGGAGCTACCTGAACGTCGGTGCCGTCGTGCAGGCGGCGCTGGGTACCGGCTGCGACGCCATCCACCCGGGCTACGGGTTTCTCTCCGAGAACCCCGCTCTCGCGTCCGCCGCCCGGGAGCACGGCCTTCGCTTTATCGGGCCGCCGGCCGGGGTCATCGAGCTCGCGGGGGACAAGCTCCGCTCGCGCGAGACCGCTGCCGCCGCCGGCCTTCCGGTGGTCCCCGGCGGCGAGGTTCGCGCCCTCGAGGACGCCCTGCGCTTCGCCGAGGCCCACGGGTACCCGGTGCTGCTGAAGGCCGCGGCCGGGGGCGGCGGGCGGGGGATCAAGCTGGCCTGGGATCGGGGGCAGCTCGAGCGGCTGTTCGGCGTCGCCCTGGCGGAGGCGGGGGCGGCGTTCGGCGACGATCGCCTGTACGTGGAGCGCTTCATACGCCGCGCGCGCCACGTCGAGGTTCAGGTGGCCGCGGACGAGCACGGCGGCGTTGTCCACTTCGGGGAGCGCGACTGCTCCGTGCAGCGACGCTACCAGAAGATCGTCGAGGAGGCTCCTGCGCCTGCCCTGGACCCCGGCACGCGCGCGGCGCTCCATGCGGCCGCCGTTCGCTTCGCCGCCGAGATCGGCTATCGCAACCTGGGGACCGTGGAGTTCGTGGTCGACGCCCGGAGCGGCGAGTTCTTCTTTCTGGAGATGAACTGCCGCATCCAGGTGGAGCACCCGGTGACCGAGGCCATCACCGGCCGGGATCTTGTGGCCGACCAGATCCGGATCGCCGCGGGCGAGCCGCTGGAGGTGACCCAGGAGGAGGTGGGGTTCGAGGGGCACGCGATAGAGTGCAGGCTGACGGCGGAGGACGCCGCCCACGGTTTCCGGCCCACCCCCGGTAGGATCACCCGTTTCTCGGTGCCGAACCTTCCCGGTCTCCGCGTCGACACCCATTGCGAGGAGGGAACCCTCGTGCCCCCCTACTATGACTCGCTGATCGCGAAGCTAATAACCTTCGCGAACGACCGCAGCGAGGCGGCGGAGAGGATGAGAGAGGCCCTCGCCGGCCTGAGGGTGGAGGGCGTACCGACGAACCGGGATCTGCTGAGCCACATCATCGCCCACCCGGACTTCGCCGGGGCCGCGGTGAGCACGGGGTGGCTCGAGGAGGCGGTGCTTGCGGCATGA
- the accB gene encoding acetyl-CoA carboxylase biotin carboxyl carrier protein yields MPLSDDDVREILRIIDESDLEELRIETNGLRLYVRRGGAPPVEEASGEEEKARPASEEKTHASAEPAAAGGRGAEAAPTPDGTVAIEAPMVGTFFRAEAPGAKPFVEVGSRVEPDTVVCLIEVMKMMNSIRAGVSGRIVEVCAENGALVEYGQPLFRVEPE; encoded by the coding sequence ATGCCGCTCTCGGACGACGATGTTCGCGAGATCCTGAGGATCATCGACGAATCCGACCTGGAAGAGCTGCGGATCGAGACCAACGGGCTGCGGCTGTACGTGCGGCGCGGCGGTGCGCCGCCGGTCGAAGAAGCCTCCGGGGAGGAGGAGAAGGCCAGGCCAGCATCTGAGGAGAAAACACACGCTTCCGCAGAGCCCGCAGCAGCCGGCGGGCGGGGCGCGGAGGCCGCCCCCACTCCGGACGGGACCGTAGCCATAGAAGCGCCGATGGTCGGCACCTTCTTCCGCGCCGAGGCCCCGGGGGCGAAGCCGTTCGTCGAGGTGGGCAGCCGCGTCGAGCCGGATACGGTGGTGTGCCTGATCGAGGTCATGAAGATGATGAACTCGATCAGGGCCGGGGTGTCCGGGAGGATAGTCGAGGTGTGCGCGGAGAACGGGGCCCTCGTGGAGTACGGGCAGCCGCTGTTCCGGGTGGAGCCCGAGTGA
- a CDS encoding formate--tetrahydrofolate ligase — MGEALSNLEIARGAKLLPIEEVGRSMGLREERHLEPYGRHVAKVDLCAIEDLSERPKAKYILVSAITPTPLGEGKTTTTVGLGQAFSHIGKRATIAIRQASMGPAFGIKGGAAGGGYSQVVPMERLNLHLTGDLHAVTEAHNMLAAMIDNHLYHGNGLGIEPHSISWRRVMDVNDRSLRNIVIGLGARTDGVPRQSGFDITAASEVMAILALASSLEDLRERLGRIVIGHDREGNPVSAEDVRGAGAMAVILKEAIKPNLMQTLEGTPALVHAGPFGNIATGNSSVVADLIGIRTADYLITEAGFGADMGAERFFNIKCRISGLEPDAAVVVATVRALKAHSGRYQIKAGAPLPEELLEENPQDVLAGAENLKKQIENIKLHGVPAVVAINAFPTDHPSEHKAIEEAAKEVGARCAVCRHFTEGGKGAVELARALEETIEENERERRRGGGGSFRFLYPLEMPLKQKIETIAREVYGAEGVEYDAEALRALEGFERAGFGRLPVCLAKTHLSLSSDPALKGAPRGWKLSVREVRASVGAGFIYPICGQMRTMPGLSAHPAAERIDLDGEGNVVGLF; from the coding sequence GTGGGGGAGGCTCTTTCCAACCTCGAGATAGCAAGAGGAGCGAAGCTACTGCCCATAGAAGAGGTGGGGCGCTCCATGGGCCTCAGAGAAGAGCGCCACCTCGAGCCCTACGGCAGGCACGTGGCCAAGGTGGACCTCTGTGCCATAGAGGATCTCTCGGAGAGGCCAAAGGCGAAGTACATCCTTGTCTCTGCCATAACCCCAACCCCTCTTGGGGAGGGCAAGACCACGACCACCGTTGGTTTGGGGCAGGCCTTCTCGCACATAGGCAAGAGGGCCACCATCGCCATAAGGCAGGCCTCCATGGGCCCTGCCTTTGGGATAAAGGGTGGGGCTGCTGGGGGAGGATACTCGCAGGTTGTGCCCATGGAGCGGCTCAATTTGCACCTTACGGGCGACCTGCACGCCGTGACAGAGGCGCACAACATGCTCGCTGCGATGATAGACAACCACCTCTACCACGGAAACGGGCTTGGGATAGAGCCCCACTCCATCAGCTGGCGGCGGGTCATGGACGTAAACGACCGCAGCCTGAGGAACATCGTCATAGGCCTTGGGGCCAGGACGGACGGCGTCCCGCGCCAGTCGGGCTTTGACATAACGGCGGCCTCTGAGGTGATGGCCATCCTTGCCCTTGCCAGCTCCCTTGAGGACTTGAGGGAGCGCCTTGGCAGGATAGTCATAGGGCACGACAGGGAGGGCAACCCCGTAAGCGCCGAGGACGTAAGAGGGGCTGGGGCGATGGCTGTGATCCTCAAGGAGGCCATAAAGCCCAACCTCATGCAGACCCTTGAGGGCACCCCTGCGCTGGTGCACGCAGGTCCCTTTGGCAACATAGCCACCGGCAACTCCTCCGTCGTTGCCGACCTCATAGGCATCCGCACCGCGGACTACCTCATAACCGAGGCGGGCTTTGGGGCGGACATGGGGGCAGAGCGCTTCTTCAACATAAAGTGCCGCATCTCGGGCCTTGAGCCGGACGCTGCCGTAGTGGTTGCCACGGTGCGGGCGCTCAAGGCCCACTCGGGGCGCTACCAGATAAAGGCCGGCGCTCCGCTTCCCGAAGAGCTGCTTGAGGAGAACCCGCAGGACGTTCTGGCGGGGGCCGAGAACCTCAAAAAGCAGATAGAGAACATAAAGCTGCACGGGGTTCCGGCCGTTGTGGCCATAAACGCCTTTCCCACAGACCACCCATCGGAGCACAAAGCCATAGAGGAGGCGGCAAAGGAGGTGGGGGCGAGGTGCGCCGTGTGCCGCCACTTCACCGAAGGAGGGAAAGGGGCGGTAGAGCTTGCGCGGGCCCTCGAGGAGACGATAGAGGAGAACGAGAGGGAGAGAAGAAGGGGAGGAGGCGGCTCCTTCCGCTTTCTCTACCCGCTTGAGATGCCGCTAAAGCAGAAGATAGAGACCATAGCCAGAGAGGTCTATGGGGCAGAGGGGGTAGAGTACGACGCCGAGGCGCTGAGAGCCCTTGAGGGCTTTGAGCGGGCTGGGTTTGGGAGGCTTCCCGTATGCCTGGCCAAGACGCACCTCTCCCTCTCCTCCGACCCTGCTCTGAAAGGGGCACCGAGAGGCTGGAAGCTCTCGGTGAGGGAGGTGAGGGCCTCTGTTGGGGCGGGGTTCATCTACCCCATCTGCGGGCAGATGCGCACCATGCCGGGCCTTTCGGCGCATCCGGCTGCCGAGAGGATAGACCTCGATGGGGAGGGCAACGTAGTGGGGCTGTTTTGA
- a CDS encoding acetoacetate--CoA ligase, translated as MGEVLWAPPPDVLEKTEIGRYVRWLRAERGLGFGGYEDLWRWSVEDLEGFWSSIWDFFGVRSYTPPQRALASREMPGARWFPGARLNYAERILAPAGDDARTAIIAHSQSRGPLELTFGELREQVARARAGLLRLGVGPGDRVVAYLPNVPETVVAFLATASLGAVWATCAPEFGPRSVVDRFGQLDPKVLLAVAGYRYGDRFVDRRSEVAAIREALPNLEHLVHVPYAGGANDALPGAIAWEELLSEAAPLACEPVAFDHPLYVLFSSGTTGKPKAIVHGHGGILLEHLKNLGLTWDLRPGDRLMWFTTTAWMMWNALVSALLLRAAIVTMDGNPVYPDLAFQWRLAERVGATMLGVAPAFLMACRKAGLAVGKSFDFSSLRQLGAAGSPLPPEGFDWVYEQLGPDVLLNIGSGGTDVCTGIVQGSPLQPVYRGEISGPCLGVDAAAFDERGRPVVGEFGELVIRSPMPSMPVGFWNDPGDRRYRAAYFERFPGVWCHGDWIRFAERGSCVISGRSDATLNRGGVRLGTGEIYAVVESLQEVRDSLVVHLEDDEGGPGELLLFVVLAPGAALDDGLRDRISSTIRRELSPRHVPDTIEAVPSVPRTLSQKKLEVPVKRILLGARPDEVASRDSLLDPTSLDAYAAYAAGRREGAGEGGRPASR; from the coding sequence ATGGGCGAGGTGCTCTGGGCTCCGCCGCCGGACGTCCTGGAGAAGACCGAGATCGGACGCTACGTGCGCTGGTTGCGCGCGGAGCGCGGGCTCGGGTTCGGCGGCTACGAGGATCTCTGGCGCTGGTCGGTCGAGGACCTGGAGGGGTTCTGGAGCTCGATCTGGGACTTCTTCGGCGTGCGGTCGTACACCCCGCCGCAGCGCGCGCTGGCTTCCCGCGAGATGCCCGGCGCGCGCTGGTTTCCGGGGGCGCGCCTGAACTACGCGGAGAGGATCCTCGCGCCCGCGGGTGACGACGCGCGGACGGCCATCATCGCCCACTCCCAGAGCAGGGGCCCCCTCGAGCTGACCTTCGGCGAGCTGCGGGAGCAGGTGGCGAGGGCCCGCGCCGGGCTGCTCCGCCTCGGCGTCGGGCCCGGCGATCGCGTCGTCGCCTACCTGCCGAACGTTCCGGAGACCGTCGTCGCCTTCCTGGCGACCGCCAGCCTGGGCGCGGTGTGGGCGACGTGCGCTCCGGAATTCGGGCCGCGGAGCGTCGTCGACCGCTTCGGCCAGCTCGACCCGAAGGTGCTGCTCGCGGTCGCCGGCTATCGCTACGGCGACAGGTTCGTCGACCGCCGGTCGGAGGTGGCGGCTATCCGCGAGGCCCTGCCGAACCTGGAGCACCTCGTGCACGTGCCCTACGCCGGAGGCGCAAACGATGCGCTCCCCGGGGCCATCGCCTGGGAGGAGCTGCTCTCGGAGGCCGCGCCCCTCGCCTGCGAGCCGGTCGCCTTCGACCACCCCCTCTACGTACTGTTCTCCTCGGGGACCACCGGCAAGCCCAAGGCGATAGTCCACGGTCACGGGGGGATCCTCCTCGAGCACCTGAAGAACCTCGGGCTGACCTGGGACCTGCGCCCCGGAGATCGGCTAATGTGGTTCACGACCACCGCCTGGATGATGTGGAACGCCCTCGTCTCTGCGCTCCTGCTGCGGGCGGCGATCGTCACGATGGACGGCAACCCGGTCTATCCGGATCTCGCCTTCCAGTGGCGCCTCGCCGAGCGGGTCGGCGCGACCATGCTGGGCGTCGCCCCGGCGTTCCTGATGGCCTGCCGGAAGGCGGGGCTCGCCGTGGGAAAAAGCTTCGACTTCTCCTCTCTGCGGCAGCTGGGGGCCGCTGGCTCCCCGCTGCCCCCGGAGGGCTTCGACTGGGTGTACGAGCAGCTCGGTCCGGACGTGCTGCTGAACATAGGCAGCGGGGGAACCGACGTGTGCACGGGGATCGTGCAGGGCAGCCCCCTGCAGCCCGTCTATCGCGGAGAGATCTCGGGCCCCTGCCTGGGCGTCGACGCTGCGGCCTTCGACGAGCGCGGCAGGCCGGTGGTGGGGGAGTTCGGAGAGCTGGTGATCCGCTCCCCGATGCCCTCGATGCCGGTCGGCTTCTGGAACGACCCGGGCGACAGGCGCTACCGCGCGGCGTACTTCGAGCGCTTCCCCGGCGTCTGGTGTCACGGGGATTGGATTCGCTTTGCCGAGCGCGGAAGCTGCGTGATCTCCGGCCGCTCGGATGCGACGCTCAACCGGGGAGGGGTTCGCCTCGGCACCGGGGAGATCTACGCCGTCGTCGAGTCTCTGCAGGAGGTGAGGGACAGCCTCGTCGTCCACCTCGAGGACGATGAGGGCGGGCCCGGCGAGCTGCTGCTGTTCGTGGTCCTCGCGCCGGGCGCCGCGCTCGACGACGGGCTGCGCGACCGCATCTCCTCCACCATACGCCGCGAGCTCTCTCCCCGGCATGTCCCCGACACCATCGAGGCCGTGCCCTCCGTTCCCCGCACGCTCTCCCAGAAGAAGCTCGAGGTGCCGGTCAAACGCATCCTTCTCGGGGCCCGCCCCGACGAGGTGGCGAGCCGGGATTCCCTCCTGGATCCAACATCCCTCGACGCCTACGCCGCGTACGCCGCCGGGCGTCGCGAAGGCGCAGGAGAGGGCGGGAGGCCGGCCTCCCGATGA
- a CDS encoding HAD-IIA family hydrolase translates to MDLRDIRGFVFDVDGSLVHRDATFRARPLPGAPEVLKSIRASGRPLVLFTNGTHLRPEEFAEGLREGGLPVRDDEVLTPVCSALGYLSRRRKSGRVMVFGSGTVRERLLEAGVRLTDGEDAEVVFVTHVNEVDFEALERAARAITRGARLLTANYGPGYWGSDGMIFSRGAMLTAALAKATGARPVIVGKPSRPAVRAICDRLGLDSTEIAVIGDDLDMDIALGRMGGSRTILVRSGISGARELDGVPERRRPDAVVNVVGEILEWL, encoded by the coding sequence ATGGATCTTAGGGATATCCGCGGCTTCGTCTTCGACGTGGACGGGTCGCTCGTGCACCGCGACGCCACCTTCCGGGCACGCCCCCTTCCGGGCGCGCCTGAGGTGCTGAAGAGCATTCGCGCCTCGGGGCGCCCGCTCGTGCTCTTCACCAACGGGACGCACCTGCGCCCCGAGGAGTTCGCGGAAGGGCTGCGCGAGGGCGGGCTTCCCGTCCGGGACGACGAGGTTCTGACGCCCGTCTGCAGCGCTCTGGGGTACCTCTCCCGCCGGCGCAAGTCGGGGCGGGTGATGGTCTTCGGGTCCGGGACCGTCCGCGAGCGCCTGCTGGAGGCCGGCGTGCGGCTCACGGACGGCGAGGATGCCGAGGTGGTCTTCGTCACCCACGTAAACGAGGTGGATTTCGAAGCGCTCGAGAGGGCGGCCCGGGCGATCACGCGCGGGGCGCGCCTTCTCACGGCGAACTACGGTCCCGGCTACTGGGGATCGGACGGCATGATCTTCAGCCGCGGCGCGATGCTGACGGCGGCGCTGGCGAAGGCTACGGGCGCACGTCCCGTGATCGTCGGGAAGCCCTCGCGGCCCGCGGTGCGCGCCATCTGCGACCGCCTCGGGTTGGACTCGACGGAGATAGCCGTGATCGGAGACGACCTGGATATGGACATCGCGCTGGGCCGGATGGGCGGGTCCCGGACCATCCTGGTCCGGAGCGGCATCAGCGGCGCCCGCGAGCTGGACGGGGTGCCGGAGCGCCGGCGGCCGGACGCGGTGGTGAACGTGGTGGGGGAGATCCTGGAGTGGCTCTGA
- a CDS encoding biotin carboxyl carrier protein: MSGSVDIVDTTLRDGNQSLWSATGLTTQDVLAIAPTMDRVGFHALDFTSSTHMGISVRFHREDPWERIRLVSAAMPNTPLGLITTGMRFIRWVPAGEDLMRLAFRCWVRNGMRRIQIVDPSNDPGALLRMARIAREEGFEEVVVGLTYSISPVHTHEYYLERAAAAARSEDIDRLYLKDPGGLLTPDAVRALIPGFIERFAPRPVELHSHCTIGLGPLAYVEGLRSGVRILHTAVEPLGSGSSNPPAGATLRNIEAEGLSCDLDTEALGVVSDYFHELARERGLPPGTPREFDGAYFRHQMPGGMISTTRRQLQELGRPELFDAVLEEVPRVRAEMGYPIMVTPVSQFVATQAVMNVISGERWSKVSDEMVRYFLGHYYDPPAPVDADVADRVLSMPRADELKHLKPITLEGARERFGRRLSDEELLLRLTMPAEQVDAMVAERGRQRAPLVRPGRAPLVRLLHELSKRKSISYLKLEDERTGDTIVWRHGS, encoded by the coding sequence ATGAGCGGTTCTGTGGACATAGTAGATACCACCCTCCGAGACGGCAACCAGAGCCTGTGGTCCGCCACCGGGCTCACCACCCAGGACGTGCTCGCCATCGCTCCCACCATGGACCGCGTGGGCTTCCACGCCCTGGACTTCACCTCGAGCACGCACATGGGGATCTCCGTCCGCTTTCACCGCGAGGATCCGTGGGAGCGGATCCGCCTGGTCAGCGCCGCCATGCCGAACACGCCGCTCGGCCTTATCACCACCGGTATGCGCTTTATCCGCTGGGTTCCCGCCGGTGAGGATCTCATGCGCCTCGCCTTCCGGTGCTGGGTGCGCAACGGCATGCGCCGGATACAGATCGTCGACCCCTCCAACGATCCGGGGGCGCTCCTCCGGATGGCCCGCATCGCCCGCGAGGAGGGCTTCGAGGAGGTGGTCGTGGGGCTGACGTACTCTATCAGCCCGGTCCACACCCACGAGTACTACCTGGAGCGGGCTGCCGCGGCGGCCCGCTCCGAGGACATCGACCGGCTCTACCTCAAGGACCCCGGCGGCCTGCTCACCCCGGATGCGGTGCGCGCCCTCATCCCCGGCTTTATCGAGCGGTTCGCGCCGCGACCGGTCGAGCTGCACAGCCACTGCACGATCGGGCTCGGCCCCCTCGCCTACGTCGAGGGGCTGCGCTCCGGCGTGCGGATCCTGCACACCGCGGTGGAGCCCCTGGGGAGCGGGAGCTCCAACCCGCCCGCCGGAGCCACGCTGCGCAACATCGAGGCCGAGGGGCTCTCGTGCGACCTCGACACCGAGGCCCTCGGTGTCGTCTCGGACTACTTCCACGAGCTGGCGAGGGAGCGGGGGCTGCCGCCCGGTACCCCGCGCGAGTTCGACGGCGCCTACTTCCGGCACCAGATGCCGGGGGGCATGATCTCCACGACCCGCCGGCAGCTGCAGGAGCTGGGGAGGCCGGAGCTGTTCGACGCGGTCCTGGAGGAGGTGCCGCGCGTGCGCGCGGAGATGGGCTACCCGATAATGGTGACCCCTGTTTCGCAGTTCGTGGCCACCCAGGCCGTGATGAACGTCATCTCCGGCGAGCGCTGGTCGAAGGTCTCCGACGAGATGGTGCGCTACTTCCTCGGCCACTACTACGATCCTCCGGCTCCGGTCGACGCCGATGTGGCGGACCGTGTGCTCTCGATGCCGCGAGCGGACGAGCTGAAGCACCTCAAGCCGATCACGCTGGAGGGTGCCCGCGAGCGTTTCGGCCGCAGGCTGTCCGACGAGGAGCTCCTGCTGCGCCTTACGATGCCGGCGGAGCAGGTGGACGCCATGGTCGCCGAGCGCGGCAGGCAGCGGGCGCCCCTGGTGCGTCCCGGGCGCGCCCCGCTCGTGCGGCTCCTGCACGAGCTCTCCAAACGCAAGTCCATCTCCTACTTGAAGCTGGAGGATGAACGTACGGGGGACACCATTGTCTGGCGCCATGGATCTTAG